One Setaria italica strain Yugu1 chromosome I, Setaria_italica_v2.0, whole genome shotgun sequence DNA window includes the following coding sequences:
- the LOC101764211 gene encoding hornerin — MEPRHGHSAFTISFPNPNGFVNQCAAVIPAASHPAAGSSQPDVLAPRGYKRKSTELALGLGDSSSSDSSRQSMGTGCTVSSARGSDDGSCMDYDIFKLSLGNEGTSKLHKQACDSRRPFEKPGLDLKLSLAPSQSGVTDVDLIRTTALQETFVQPHIMALVPTVDEGSTSARRPHGGMVLSFLNQADRFSGVSLSQAFPVSSNQVQAPAPPTPTVLQLPKSPAACSSGFVHSQQRSSSTKVCSYSGCVKGARGSSGRCIAHGGGRRCQKDGCNKGAEGKTIFCKAHGGGRRCDYLGCTKSAEGRTDYCIAHGGGRRCSQEGCKRAARGKSGRCIKHGGGKRCQKLNCTKSAEGRSGMCIAHGGGRRCQHTDCGKGAQGSTNFCKAHGGGKRCTHPDCSKGAEGSTPFCKNHGGGKRCSAEGCTKSVHGGTQFCVAHGGGKRCIVEGCRKSARGRTDRCVGHGGGKRCQSTGCGKSAQGSTDFCKAHGGGRRCLWGQPGSDLGSGGAPCDRLARGKRCLCDQHNALVDDNSVHGGASFGVFSMVSDALSHGASPPSAGTSMHSFFMHPVEAPRRAPASAHEGRVHGGNFMPMLDGGVSLGKKPTNNVDAGSSTSAARSWKSSGDIEKPSSSARRSWL, encoded by the coding sequence ATGGAACCCAGACATGGGCATTCAGCATTCACCATAAGTTTCCCAAATCCAAATGGCTTTGTGAATCAGTGTGCTGCTGTCATTCCAGCAGCCAGTCATCCTGCAGCTGGTTCTAGCCAACCTGATGTGCTAGCTCCTAGAGGCTACAAGAGAAAGTCGACTGAATTGGCTCTAGGTCTGGGTGACTCATCAAGCTCAGATAGCAGCAGGCAGAGCATGGGTACTGGTTGCACTGTTTCTTCTGCCAGGGGAAGTGATGATGGCTCGTGTATGGACTATGATATATTTAAGTTATCTCTTGGCAATGAAGGTACTTCCAAGCTGCATAAACAGGCTTGTGATTCCAGGAGGCCTTTTGAGAAGCCTGGGTTGGATCTTAAGTTATCATTGGCGCCATCTCAATCTGGTGTCACTGATGTAGACCTAATTAGAACCACTGCACTTCAGGAGACTTTTGTGCAGCCACATATTATGGCTTTAGTGCCAACAGTTGATGAAGGATCTACATCTGCTCGACGTCCACATGGAGGCATGGTGCTTTCTTTCCTTAACCAGGCTGACCGATTCTCAGGGGTTTCTTTGAGCCAAGCATTTCCAGTGAGCTCTAATCAGGTTCAAGCTCCAGCTCCTCCAACACCAACAGTGCTCCAACTGCCGAAAAGTCCAGCAGCCTGCTCTTCCGGGTTTGTCCATTCACAGCAGCGCAGCAGTAGCACAAAAGTTTGTTCATACTCAGGATGTGTAAAAGGGGCCAGAGGTTCCTCAGGGCGATGCATCGCTCACGGTGGGGGTAGAAGGTGCCAAAAGGATGGCTGCAACAAAGGAGCGGAGGGCAAGACCATCTTCTGTAAAGCCCATGGAGGGGGGAGGCGCTGTGACTACCTTGGATGCACCAAGAGTGCTGAAGGCCGTACTGATTACTGCATAGCCCATGGCGGTGGTCGGCGTTGCAGTCAAGAAGGATGCAAAAGAGCAGCACGAGGGAAATCTGGCCGCTGTATCAAGCATGGTGGCGGTAAGAGGTGCCAAAAGCTAAACTGTACAAAGAGCGCAGAAGGGCGGTCAGGCATGTGCATTGCTCACGGAGGTGGGCGCCGATGTCAGCATACTGATTGTGGCAAGGGAGCTCAGGGCAGCACTAATTTCTGCAAAGCTCACGGTGGTGGCAAGAGATGCACACACCCTGATTGTTCCAAGGGAGCGGAAGGAAGTACACCATTCTGCAAGAACCATGGAGGTGGCAAACGCTGTTCAGCTGAAGGTTGCACCAAGAGCGTGCATGGTGGGACCCAATTCTGTGTTGCGCATGGAGGTGGGAAGCGCTGCATTGTAGAAGGATGCAGGAAGAGTGCAAGAGGCCGCACCGACCGCTGTGTTGGTCACGGTGGGGGCAAGCGATGCCAGTCCACCGGCTGTGGGAAGAGTGCGCAGGGAAGCACTGACTTCTGTAAAGCGCACGGTGGAGGCAGACGCTGCTTGTGGGGGCAACCAGGTTCAGACCTGGGATCTGGTGGCGCTCCTTGTGACCGCCTTGCAAGAGGCAAAAGGTGCCTGTGTGACCAGCACAACGCCCTGGTGGACGACAACAGCGTCCACGGGGGTGCCTCATTTGGTGTTTTCAGTATGGTAAGCGACGCCCTTTCTCACGGAGCTAGTCCTCCAAGCGCTGGAACAAGCATGCACAGCTTCTTCATGCACCCCGTGGAGGCTCCTCGGCGGGCACCAGCCTCAGCCCATGAGGGCCGGGTGCATGGTGGTAACTTCATGCCCATGCTTGATGGCGGCGTGAGCCTAGGAAAGAAGCCCACCAACAATGTTGATGCTGGTTCTAGTACCTCCGCAGCTCGCAGCTGGAAATCATCAGGTGACATTGAAAAGCCTAGCAGCTCAGCACGGCGCAGCTGGCTGTAA
- the LOC101763816 gene encoding 50S ribosomal protein L21, chloroplastic, which translates to MPPLPAAAMATATATATLPLRLLASKTLTLSSLPYARRSLSVSAVAHRRWQLRAAADPDAVEVEFVEPEAEAEEEEPAVPEPVEAQLAAAGAGKDADIFAVVMIGSRQYIVMPGRYIYTQRLKGANVNDQIILNKVLLVSTRDKAYIGMPVVTNAAVHAVVEEQGRDDKVIVYKYKKKKKYQRKLGHRQPNTRLRITGISGYEEYPADPILDPAAA; encoded by the exons atgcctcccctccccgccgcggccatggcgacCGCGACCGCGACCGCAACGCTGCCCCTGCGCCTCCTCGCCTCCAAGACCCTGACCCTCTCCTCGCTCCCATACGCACGCCGCTCCCTCTCCGTCTCCGCCGTTGCGCACCGCCGCTGGCAGctccgagccgccgccgaccccgatGCAGTGGAGGTCGAGTTCGTGGAGCCCGAGGCGGAGGCTGAGGAGGAGGAACCCGCGGTGCCGGAGCCCGTCGAGgcgcagctcgccgccgcgggggccgggAAGGACGCCGACATCTTCGCTGTTGTCATG ATTGGTTCAAGGCAATACATTGTGATGCCAGGCCGGTATATATACACACAGAGATTGAAAGGTGCCAATGTCAATGATCAG ATCATATTAAACAAGGTGCTACTAGTGTCAACTAGAGACAAAGCTTACATTGGCATGCCAGTGGTGACCAATGCTGCTGTTCATGCAGTGGTCGAAGAACAG GGACGGGATGATAAAGTTATAGTTTACAagtacaagaagaagaagaagtaccaGAGGAAACTTGGTCACAGACAG CCAAACACAAGGTTAAGAATCACAGGCATAAGTGGATACGAAGAGTACCCTGCCGACCCGATACTCGACCCAGCTGCAGCTTAA
- the LOC101764619 gene encoding uncharacterized protein LOC101764619: MGSLGPSVVTLRQQPQAGKLTAATAAGGGHHDQQQGGGGGGGFRMPLHYPRYKKADYEAMPEWHVDCLLREYGLPADGDLDSKRRFAMGAFLWPDQY; the protein is encoded by the coding sequence ATGGGCTCCCTGGGACCTAGCGTGGTGACCCTGCGGCAGCAGCCCCAAGCCGGCAAGCTCACCGCAGcgacggccgccggcggcggccaccacgatcagcagcagggcggcggcggcggcggtgggttCCGGATGCCGCTGCACTACCCGCGGTACAAGAAGGCGGACTACGAGGCGATGCCGGAGTGGCACGTCGACTGCCTGCTCCGCGAGTACGGCCTCCCCGCCGACGGCGACCTCGACAGCAAGCGCCGCTTCGCCATGGGCGCCTTCCTCTGGCCCGACCAGTACTGA